A single window of Eucalyptus grandis isolate ANBG69807.140 chromosome 1, ASM1654582v1, whole genome shotgun sequence DNA harbors:
- the LOC104425283 gene encoding lectin-domain containing receptor kinase VI.4, with translation MQKLSAALGMAKYGALSFCLLFFSCFLVLAVSQSQPDDQFIFNGFNGSTDSNITLNRASIIKASGALKLTNQTSDAIGQAFYPRPFRMLAEASGGSAAAVSFSTHFVFAIRPPSSGEGGYGLAFVVAPKTSFPGAQADHYLGLFNSSNDGNPSNHMLVVEFDTVKGYKETSDEKGNHVGVNFNGMESNTTKPAGYNINGTSSVDDITLESGQAIQGWIEYDGPKQLLNVTISPIKVPKPAQPLMSVPVNLASIFEDSMYVGFSASTGTTRSFHYVLGWSFRLNGTAPPLNLTQLPLPPDQTDSSDSSSSYKPQIIAVIASLCSIALCLSGILFFYTVIKKRRQQENLEDWELDCPHRFRYKDLDQATKGFKQSEVIGIGGFGAVYHGILPTNGCEVAVKKVSRNSIQGMREFVAEIESLGRLRHKNLVNLQGWCKQKDELLLVYDYVPHGSLDSLIFKQKDGFVLNWEQRFRIIKGVAAGLLYLHEEWEQVVIHRDVKSSNVLIDAEMNARLGDFGLARLYEHGTMSHTTNLVGTIGYLAPELARSGKASTSSDVYAFGILLLEVASGKRPTGQFFLMDWVIECYGMGRILDAADPKLRSAYDAGEMEMVLNLGLVCSQYHAQARPTMRQVIRYLNREEPAPIFVDDLGSADSRRTDDMSFGFLEIVSSDTTGTSHAATSSYVSSSVRGLSSNSLGGCGR, from the coding sequence ATGCAGAAACTCTCCGCCGCTTTGGGAATGGCAAAATATGGCGCTCTCTCCTTTtgcctcctttttttctcttgcttCCTCGTCCTTGCCGTGTCCCAGTCTCAGCCTGATGATCAGTTCATCTTCAATGGGTTCAACGGCTCCACCGACTCCAACATTACCCTCAATAGGGCCTCCATCATCAAGGCCAGCGGAGCTCTCAAGCTCACCAACCAGACGAGCGACGCCATCGGCCAAGCCTTCTACCCTCGGCCTTTCCGGATGTTGGCCGAGGCTTCCGGTGGCTCCGCCGCCGCTGTCTCCTTCAGCACCCACTTCGTTTTCGCCATTAGGCCTCCGAGCTCGGGCGAGGGCGGCTACGGCCTCGCGTTCGTGGTCGCCCCCAAGACGTCCTTCCCCGGGGCCCAGGCCGACCACTACCTCGGCCTCTTCAATTCCTCGAACGATGGGAACCCGTCGAACCACATGCTCGTGGTGGAGTTCGACACCGTGAAAGGGTACAAAGAGACCTCGGACGAAAAGGGGAACCACGTCGGGGTCAATTTCAACGGCATGGAGTCTAACACCACCAAGCCGGCCGGCTATAATATAAATGGCACGTCTAGCGTCGACGACATAACGCTGGAGAGTGGCCAGGCCATTCAAGGCTGGATCGAGTACGACGGCCCGAAGCAACTGTTGAACGTCACTATATCTCCGATCAAGGTGCCGAAACCGGCACAACCTCTCATGTCCGTGCCCGTTAACCTCGCTTCCATATTCGAGGATAGCATGTATGTCGGGTTCTCTGCTTCGACGGGGACCACGAGAAGCTTTCACTACGTTCTAGGATGGAGCTTCCGATTGAACGGAACCGCGCCTCCCCTCAACCTGACTCAGCTTCCGCTGCCTCCTGACCAGACAGATTCATCTGATTCATCTTCCTCTTACAAGCCGCAGATAATAGCCGTCATTGCCTCTTTATGCAGCATAGCTCTGTGTCTTTCGGGAATCTTGTTCTTCTATACTGTGATCAAGAAGAGGAGGCAGCAGGAGAATCTTGAGGACTGGGAGTTAGATTGCCCTCACAGGTTCAGGTACAAGGATCTTGACCAGGCAACAAAAGGGTTCAAACAGAGCGAGGTGATCGGGATCGGTGGCTTTGGCGCAGTGTACCACGGCATCTTGCCGACAAACGGGTGCGAGGTCGCTGTCAAGAAGGTGTCTCGAAACTCGATACAGGGAATGAGGGAGTTTGTGGCCGAGATCGAGAGCTTAGGCCGCTTACGGCACAAGAACCTCGTGAATCTCCAAGGTTGGTGCAAGCAGAAGGACGAGCTCCTCCTCGTATACGACTACGTGCCACACGGGAGCCTCGATTCGCTGATTTTCAAGCAGAAGGACGGCTTCGTGTTGAACTGGGAACAGAGGTTCCGCATCATCAAGGGCGTCGCGGCCGGATTGCTGTACCTCCACGAGGAGTGGGAGCAAGTCGTGATCCATCGGGATGTGAAGTCCAGCAACGTCCTGATCGATGCGGAAATGAATGCGCGGCTCGGGGATTTCGGCCTCGCCAGGCTATACGAACACGGCACGATGTCGCACACCACCAACCTAGTCGGAACCATAGGGTACCTTGCCCCGGAATTGGCCCGCTCAGGGAAGGCTTCGACGAGCTCCGACGTGTATGCTTTCGGCATTCTGCTGCTCGAAGTGGCCAGCGGCAAGCGTCCGACGGGCCAATTCTTTCTAATGGATTGGGTGATAGAATGTTACGGGATGGGTCGGATTCTCGACGCCGCGGATCCCAAGTTACGTTCCGCCTACGATGCTGGAGAGATGGAGATGGTATTGAATTTGGGCTTAGTTTGTTCCCAGTACCATGCCCAAGCTAGGCCTACCATGAGGCAGGTGATTCGGTATCTGAACCGGGAGGAGCCAGCACCCATCTTTGTCGATGATTTGGGCTCCGCTGACTCTCGAAGAACCGACGATATGAGCTTCGGATTCTTGGAAATAGTTTCTTCCGATACAACCGGGACGTCTCATGCGGCGACATCATCCTACGTGTCATCGTCGGTCCGTGGCCTCTCCTCCAATTCTTTAGGTGGTTGTGGTAGATAA